One region of Sebastes fasciatus isolate fSebFas1 chromosome 1, fSebFas1.pri, whole genome shotgun sequence genomic DNA includes:
- the errfi1a gene encoding ERBB receptor feedback inhibitor 1a isoform X2 — MRPECAWSMSTVGLTAQEISFPIENPFLRGSYCHSMAGSKPSWSYRHELDNFYFSMDTAHSDHSARAQHKGSPAPSLSYERHKHIPSSQRLPPKKSRPSHLSLSCSAEPSTPSPADDDQVVPSFQRLSVYECSSPPQTPGRCSKPLPPIPPQTDISPEQAIDNEVEFFTSSDDSRCLVSDPCPKSSPFRYGVPSRRSFRDCGQINYAYYDGPLGPQSPRQPQQQQHQAHPHTQEVREHHEQQRQEPPEPVVCQRQQDKAQRRLRRSHSGPAGSFNKPALLRLTCHKRHTQSMGKHEVPPPIPPRTIKTGDYRRWSAEVSSGAYSDDDKPPKVPPREPLSRGGSRTPSPKSLPTYINGVMPTTQSFAPNPKYVSCRGLQRQNSEGSPCILPVMENGEKASATHYYLLPQRPAFVDSPYVERFLRVMESPASRNTDASDSEWDCHTRRKAQVDLV, encoded by the exons ATGCGACCCGAGTGTGCCTGGAGCATGTCCACAGTGGGCCTGACTGCCCAGGAGATCTCTTTTCCCATAGAAAACCCCTTCCTGAGGGGCAGCTACTGTCACAGCATGGCTGGATCCAAACCCTCCTGGAGCTACCGCCATGAGCTGGACAA CTTCTACTTCAGTATGGACACTGCACACTCAGATCACAGCGCTCGTGCTCAGCATAAAGGGTCACCTGCACCGTCTCTAAGCTATGAAA GACATAAACACATTCCCAGCTCACAGAGATTACCTCCAAAGAAGTCCCGGCCCTCCCATCTCTCCCTGTCCTGCAGCGCTGAACCATCCACCCCGAGTCCCGCCGATGACGACCAGGTGGTGCCCTCCTTCCAGAGGCTCTCTGTGTACGAGTGCAGCAGTCCACCACAGACGCCAGGCAGGTGCTCCAAGCCTCTGCCCCCCATCCCTCCACAAACAGACATCTCTCCCGAGCAGGCTATAGACAATGAGGTAGAATTTTTCACGAGTTCGGACGACAGCCGCTGCCTGGTGTCTGATCCCTGTCCCAAATCGTCTCCTTTTCGATACGGCGTCCCCAGTCGAAGGAGCTTCAGGGACTGCGGGCAGATTAACTACGCTTACTATGACGGCCCATTAGGACCGCAAAGCCCGAGGCAGCCccaacaacagcagcatcagGCACATCCTCACACACAGGAAGTGCGGGAACATCACGAGCAGCAGCGACAGGAACCACCTGAGCCGGTGGTCTGTCAAAGACAGCAGGACAAAGCTCAGAGGAGGCTGCGACGCTCGCACTCCGGCCCAGCTGGATCCTTTAACAAGCCCGCGTTGCTGCGCCTTACGTGCCACAAACGCCACACCCAAAGTATGGGTAAGCACGAGGTGCCGCCCCCTATCCCTCCACGAACAATCAAGACAGGAGACTACCGCCGCTGGTCAGCAGAGGTCTCGTCCGGGGCTTACAGCGATGACGACAAACCACCCAAGGTGCCCCCAAGGGAACCTTTGTCCAGAGGCGGCTCCCGCACCCCCAGCCCCAAGAGTCTCCCAACATACATAAACGGAGTGATGCCCACAACCCAAAGCTTTGCACCAAATCCTAAGTACGTAAGCTGTCGGGGTTTACAGAGACAGAACAGTGAAGGTTCCCCCTGCATCCTCCCCGTCATGGAGAACGGCGAGAAGGCCAGCGCCACACATTACTATCTCCTGCCTCAGCGGCCCGCTTTCGTGGACTCCCCTTACGTAGAGAGATTTCTCCGAGTCATGGAAAGCCCCGCATCTCGCAATACAGATGCATCAGACTCAGAGTGGGACTGTCACACCAGGAGGAAAGCACAGGTGGATTTAGTTTGA
- the errfi1a gene encoding ERBB receptor feedback inhibitor 1a isoform X1 → MRPECAWSMSTVGLTAQEISFPIENPFLRGSYCHSMAGSKPSWSYRHELDNSFYFSMDTAHSDHSARAQHKGSPAPSLSYERHKHIPSSQRLPPKKSRPSHLSLSCSAEPSTPSPADDDQVVPSFQRLSVYECSSPPQTPGRCSKPLPPIPPQTDISPEQAIDNEVEFFTSSDDSRCLVSDPCPKSSPFRYGVPSRRSFRDCGQINYAYYDGPLGPQSPRQPQQQQHQAHPHTQEVREHHEQQRQEPPEPVVCQRQQDKAQRRLRRSHSGPAGSFNKPALLRLTCHKRHTQSMGKHEVPPPIPPRTIKTGDYRRWSAEVSSGAYSDDDKPPKVPPREPLSRGGSRTPSPKSLPTYINGVMPTTQSFAPNPKYVSCRGLQRQNSEGSPCILPVMENGEKASATHYYLLPQRPAFVDSPYVERFLRVMESPASRNTDASDSEWDCHTRRKAQVDLV, encoded by the exons ATGCGACCCGAGTGTGCCTGGAGCATGTCCACAGTGGGCCTGACTGCCCAGGAGATCTCTTTTCCCATAGAAAACCCCTTCCTGAGGGGCAGCTACTGTCACAGCATGGCTGGATCCAAACCCTCCTGGAGCTACCGCCATGAGCTGGACAA CAGCTTCTACTTCAGTATGGACACTGCACACTCAGATCACAGCGCTCGTGCTCAGCATAAAGGGTCACCTGCACCGTCTCTAAGCTATGAAA GACATAAACACATTCCCAGCTCACAGAGATTACCTCCAAAGAAGTCCCGGCCCTCCCATCTCTCCCTGTCCTGCAGCGCTGAACCATCCACCCCGAGTCCCGCCGATGACGACCAGGTGGTGCCCTCCTTCCAGAGGCTCTCTGTGTACGAGTGCAGCAGTCCACCACAGACGCCAGGCAGGTGCTCCAAGCCTCTGCCCCCCATCCCTCCACAAACAGACATCTCTCCCGAGCAGGCTATAGACAATGAGGTAGAATTTTTCACGAGTTCGGACGACAGCCGCTGCCTGGTGTCTGATCCCTGTCCCAAATCGTCTCCTTTTCGATACGGCGTCCCCAGTCGAAGGAGCTTCAGGGACTGCGGGCAGATTAACTACGCTTACTATGACGGCCCATTAGGACCGCAAAGCCCGAGGCAGCCccaacaacagcagcatcagGCACATCCTCACACACAGGAAGTGCGGGAACATCACGAGCAGCAGCGACAGGAACCACCTGAGCCGGTGGTCTGTCAAAGACAGCAGGACAAAGCTCAGAGGAGGCTGCGACGCTCGCACTCCGGCCCAGCTGGATCCTTTAACAAGCCCGCGTTGCTGCGCCTTACGTGCCACAAACGCCACACCCAAAGTATGGGTAAGCACGAGGTGCCGCCCCCTATCCCTCCACGAACAATCAAGACAGGAGACTACCGCCGCTGGTCAGCAGAGGTCTCGTCCGGGGCTTACAGCGATGACGACAAACCACCCAAGGTGCCCCCAAGGGAACCTTTGTCCAGAGGCGGCTCCCGCACCCCCAGCCCCAAGAGTCTCCCAACATACATAAACGGAGTGATGCCCACAACCCAAAGCTTTGCACCAAATCCTAAGTACGTAAGCTGTCGGGGTTTACAGAGACAGAACAGTGAAGGTTCCCCCTGCATCCTCCCCGTCATGGAGAACGGCGAGAAGGCCAGCGCCACACATTACTATCTCCTGCCTCAGCGGCCCGCTTTCGTGGACTCCCCTTACGTAGAGAGATTTCTCCGAGTCATGGAAAGCCCCGCATCTCGCAATACAGATGCATCAGACTCAGAGTGGGACTGTCACACCAGGAGGAAAGCACAGGTGGATTTAGTTTGA